A region from the Aegilops tauschii subsp. strangulata cultivar AL8/78 chromosome 5, Aet v6.0, whole genome shotgun sequence genome encodes:
- the LOC109771399 gene encoding solute carrier family 40 member 2, chloroplastic → MGMVTAAALLASSPQTPLVRGYLPGLPRLRLRPASPCVSALRSNNFVQRCYIANVEVDVSNVNKEEEAFDDHPSLPPGCSIPVVNILGDVLDSSPFPPNDSAQHHADFEELPVLSEGEQQTLAATPAHPAGLYALYASYLFGNLVEQLWNFAWPAALAILHPSLLPVAVVGFFGKLSVFLGAPIVGKLMDHFPRIPMYTGLNAVQVATQLISAAMVIYALKNAGRTSTSALLLRPWFIVLVIAGAIERLAGLALGVSMERDWVVLLAGTNRPVALAQANAMLNRLDLLCETVGASVFGLLLTKYDIVTCLKISSALMICSFPILVMLGQLINSVSCHALDSSRTPSDESICADLLDVRKIVQNGLSSIKHGWNEYKQQTVLPASVATVFLNFNVALAPGAIMTALLMHRGISPSIVGAFSGLCSVMGLVATFISSSLVKRVGILKAGAAGLIFQASLLSIALTVYWAGPISQRTPLLIFLASIALSRLGHMSYDVVGTQIIQTGVPASKANLIGGMEVSIASLAELVMLAMAIIANDVSHFGFLAILSVSSVAGAAWMFCRWLGNPTDEQRELFIFDPHFQLQAT, encoded by the exons ATGGGGATGGTTACCGCTGCCGCCCTTCTCGCCTCATCGCCGCAGACGCCGCTCGTCCGCGGGTATCTCCCCGGCCTGCCGAGGCTGCGCCTGAGGCCCGCCTCCCCCTGCGTCAGCGCGCTCAG GTCAAACAATTTTGTTCAAAGGTGTTACATAGCAAATGTTGAGGTTGATGTTAGCAATGTAAATAAGGAAGAGGAGGCTTTCGATGATCATCCATCATTACCGCCAGGCTGTTCTATTCCAGTTGTCAATATCCTAGGAGATGTTCTAGATTCTAGTCCATTTCCACCAAATGATAGTGCTCAGCACCATGCCGATTTTGAGGAGCTGCCG GTCTTATCTGAAGGAGAGCAACAAACATTGGCCGCCACTCCAGCTCACCCTGCTGGACTATATG CTCTCTATGCTAGCtatttgtttggtaaccttgtgGAACAGCTCTGGAATTTTGCTTGGCCTGCTGCCCTGGCAATTCTTCATCCAAGCCTATTGCCTGTGGCTGTTGTTGGTTTCTTCGGAAAG CTCTCAGTATTTCTCGGGGCTCCAATAGTTGGCAAACTTATGGATCATTTCCCGCGAATACCCATGTACACAGGATTGAATGCTGTCCAG GTGGCCACTCAGTTAATATCAGCTGCAATGGTCATATATGCTCTCAAGAACGCGGGCCGTACTTCTACATCAGCTTTGCTTCTCAGGCCTTGGTTCATTGTGCTAGTGATAGCCGGAGCTATTGAAAGGCTTGCAGGATTGGCACTAGGAGTTTCCATGGAGAGGGACTGGGTTGTGCTG TTAGCAGGAACAAACAGGCCTGTTGCATTAGCTCAAGCTAATGCCATGCTTAATCGACTTGATCTTCTTTGTGAG ACCGTTGGTGCTTCAGTTTTTGGCCTTCTGCTCACCAAATACGACATAGTAACCTGTTTGAAGATTTCCTCTGCTCTAATGATATGCAGTTTTCCCATTCTG GTTATGTTGGGTCAATTAATTAACAGCGTCTCTTGTCATGCGCTTGATTCCTCGAGAACCCCCAGTGATGAATCTATTTGTGCTGATCTATTGGATGTCCGCAAGATAG TTCAAAATGGCTTAAGTTCTATCAAGCATGGCTGGAATGAGTATAAGCAGCAGACAGTTCTACCTGCAAGTGTTGCTACCGTGTTTCTAAATTTCAACGTAGCACTTGCTCCTGGCGCGATAATGACTGCATTGTTGATGCATCGGG GTATTAGTCCATCTATCGTCGGTGCTTTTAGTGGATTGTGTTCTGTTATGGGTCTTGTTGCAACATTCATCTCCTCAAGCCTGGTGAAAAGAGTTGGAATTCTAAAG GCGGGAGCAGCTGGATTGATATTTCAAGCTTCACTCTTGTCAATTGCTCTCACAGTGTATTGGGCTGGACCCATCTCACAGAGAACACCTCTGCTTATCTTCCTTGCTTCCATT GCATTATCTCGGTTGGGGCACATGTCTTATGATGTTGTGGGGACACAGATCATCCAAACAGGAGTTCCTGCTTCAAAAGCAAACCTTATTGGAGGAATGGAGGTTTCAATTGCAAGCCTTGCAGAGTTAGTCATGCTTGCTATGGCTATAATTGCCAATGACGTCTCTCATTTCGGCTTCCTGGCGATCCTGTCTGTATCGTCTGTTGCTGGGGCAGCGTGGATGTTCTGTCGGTGGTTAGGAAATCCAACAGATGAACAGAGGGAACTTTTCATTTTCGATCCTCACTTCCAACTTCAAGCAAC ATAA